The genomic interval CTCTTGGAGCCGCTAGGCAAGGGCATCGTGCTCTGGACCCTGCGCTACGGCGACGAGGTGCGCGAACCCACGGCCGAAATCGACGATAAGGCAGAGATCGACAGCAAGCTCCTAGCGCTGATGAAGCAGCTGGTGAAGGAAGAGACGAAGGATTGGAGCCCGACCATGGTGCAGGACCCGATCCAGAAGCGGCTGAAATCGATGATCCGCGGCAAGCAGAAGATGAAGAAGGCGGCCCCCGCCAAAAAACCGCCGCCGGTAAAATCGACCGGCAACGTCATCAATATCATGGATGCGCTGAAGAAGAGCCTGGCGGCGGAAGGCGAGGGGAAGCCGCGTTAGATTTTTATCGTTTCTTCCTCTCCAGCGGTTTCGCAGCCGCGAAAAACCGTCCCAGGGGTCTCGGGGCAGCACATCTGCATGCGTAGCAGGCCAGCGGCCCTTCAGCTTGTCGCGTCATGCTTCTGGATGACGAAGCTGTTGCCACTAAGCGGCCCCTGCGCCCGCGCGGCTCCGGAGTGAGCTTGAAATTGCGCTTCGCCTGATAGGTTTCGAGAGCATCTCAGCCTGCCTTCTTGCTCTGGCTGTCGCTGCGTGCTGGCGCCTTCTTCTTTGCCGGCGTCCTCTTCGCCGCGCTTTGGCCGCTCATCTTGGCGCTCTGGCGCAACGCCTCCATCAGGTCGACCACCTTGCGCTCCGGCGCCGGTTTTTTCTTCGGCAGCGACCGGCCCTCGATCTTTGCCTTCACCAGTTCGACGAGGGCAGCTTCGTAGCGGTCCTCATACTGGCTCGGGTCGAAGCTGCCGTGCTTGGTTCCGATGATATGCCCGGCGAGCGCGAGCATCTCCTTGTCGAACTTGATGTCGGGAATATCCTTGAAGATGGCGTCGGCCGAGCGCACCTCATAGTCGAAGTTCAGCATGGTCGCGACGATGTGACCGTCATGAGGTCGGATCAGCAGCGTCCGGTTGCGCCGGAAAAGCACGGCTTCGGCGAGCGCCGCGACCTTGCCGTCGTGCATGGCTCGGACGATCAGCGATAGCACTTCTTCATCATGTTCGTCGGCGGGTGCGAGGTAGTAGGGACGGTCGAAATAGAGCTTGTCGATATCGTCATAGGCGATGAACGCCTTGACGTTGAGCACCTTGTCGCTCTCCGGCATGATCTCGGCGATCTCATCGCCTTCAATGACGATATAGTCGCCATTCTCCAGCCCGTAGCCCTTGACCTGATCGCTTCGATCCACCGGTTTGCCGGTCTCGCTGTCGACGAATTGCCGTTCCAACCGGTGGCCGGTCCTGCGGTTGATGATATTGAAGGAAACGCGGTCGGAGGAGGAAGTGGCGGTATAGAGCCCCACGGCGCAAGCAAGGTCGCCTACCTTCAGATGACCTTTCCAGCTTGCCCGCGCGACCATTCCGCCTCCGTCGCAAATCAGAGCCGACTGCTGCTCTTGTCGGTTTCGAGCTCCTGGAATGCCCAGCCGCCGTCGGGTGCGGGATAGGCGAGCAGCGCGTCGCCATCGCCGATTTTTTGACGTGACGCAGCGTCTTTGGCGTGAACAATCGCTTCCTCGGCGGTCGCATAGGTTTCCGAAAGCGTGTCGCCGAGCTTGTAAGCCCAACCATTGTCATGCGGCACAACCTGATAGGTGATATCGGCCATTTCGGATCTCCTCTTCTCAATTCGATAATGGAGTATGACGCCGCCCTGAAAACGCCGACACACTCCGGCATCCCTAGTTCCGATTTGGTTTGCGCCTTGCGTCGAGGGCGATGATTTTTTCCAGGGAGGCGATGTCCTCGCTGGTGACGACGGGAACCGGATCGGCCGCAATGGCCTCCAGCACCTCCTGCGAAATAGCGCCGTTGCGGATCGCCCATTCCAGCGTCTCGCGCGTGTCCCGCTCGGCCTTGAGCTGTGCGTAGAGCGCAACGATCAGCCGGTCGCGGGCGTCCATCCGCCGGTCCTGACGATCCATCTTGCGGACATGCGGCATCGCGGTGCACCTTTGTCACTGATTTCGTCCAGGTGTAATCAACTGATGACGGCTCCAAAGGTTCCGTTACCGAGCGTCGCCGTCGCCGTCGCCGTTGCGGGCCGAGGCGCAACGCATTATTTCTGCGAGACTGTTGTCAGAGGATTTCTTCATGGCCGATCTCAAGGCTCGCCCCCGTCCGACCGGCGCCATCGCCAGCCTCGGCCGCACCGGTTTTCCGCATGTCACTTCCACCACCGGGGGCGAGATCGATATCGTCACCGCCCCGTCGCAGCCGGGCTTCAGTCCGCTCGATCTGCTCTATGCCT from Rhizobium lentis carries:
- a CDS encoding Ku protein translates to MVARASWKGHLKVGDLACAVGLYTATSSSDRVSFNIINRRTGHRLERQFVDSETGKPVDRSDQVKGYGLENGDYIVIEGDEIAEIMPESDKVLNVKAFIAYDDIDKLYFDRPYYLAPADEHDEEVLSLIVRAMHDGKVAALAEAVLFRRNRTLLIRPHDGHIVATMLNFDYEVRSADAIFKDIPDIKFDKEMLALAGHIIGTKHGSFDPSQYEDRYEAALVELVKAKIEGRSLPKKKPAPERKVVDLMEALRQSAKMSGQSAAKRTPAKKKAPARSDSQSKKAG
- a CDS encoding DUF2188 domain-containing protein, encoding MADITYQVVPHDNGWAYKLGDTLSETYATAEEAIVHAKDAASRQKIGDGDALLAYPAPDGGWAFQELETDKSSSRL